AGGATGAGGTGTTGGTCCAAAGATCTTGCAGTCTTCCTTGTTGCTCTCCACATCCTCAAGTGCCCTTACCGTCATCAACTGTCCTCAAGTCCCACACATGGAGACCTTTTaagaggacaaaacaagcagcacgacttttgttttctgaaatgcCATTTATGAAAATTATGGTTGTTGAtattctgtttctgtgcagttGGTTTTGGTAAGAGAGCCTCCAGTACTGGTTTGCAAGGGTGAAAGGGTGAGTTTCTTGAGTTTCTTCCATGACTTGAATGGACAGAttgattttgaaataaatgctaTAGACTCTCATAGTGTGTGAttgtgactgtctgtctgactgaaatGATGGGCATATTTAAGAGGCATTGTGAACACATGAGGCAGTGctaaaagatattcagtttttctcatgtagcttttttttaaaaacaaaatacagattaTGCTTTATACATAGCATTatagaaggtgtgtgtgtgtgtttacatgaaatTTTGAATCAGTAGTAGGTGTCATTTTTGTTCCCAGTGAACTCGATTCCTCTGACGTTTGGCTTTATTCAAACCTCAGTGCTGTTTCACAAGTTGTTCAGGGTTTTTAGATATTTGTGTAGTGTTGTATTGTACCTGTTGCACATAACATGGAGATGAAATGAGTTTCTTATACAGCTGGATCATAATCCACTACTAAATAGCCATTTGGGCACAGAGGAAGCGGATAACTTGCATTCACGCGTTTGAATATCACCTTTTAATAATTCAGACAAAAGAGGAATGTGGACTAAACCAAGAATATTGTCTTTTTGAAGTATATTTATTTGGAATTGTGGATAAATTGACTTTGCACTTACTGTGTTTGAAATGGATGTAGACAGAGtgcatcaaaaacacacaggaacaagaTTCACTAAGAATTTTGAATCCATTGTCAAATCCAGTGTCATGTTTGTACCAATTGTTTTTTGAATAAATTGTCTCAATACAATGAATTgctttttgttgattttaattACAGTTGAAAAGTTAGCAGCTTGCTGATGTAACACTTAATGTCCTTAAACTAACGTGGTAAAAAATGATAAAGGAAATCTACATTTCTATTAAGAGGTCTTAGACTCACCAATCTGCAGTAACTTTCATATTAAATCTGTGTGCATTTTCTGCTCAAAAGTTGCCAATAGAACAATTTAGACccctttggttttatttgtgtgaacaATCCTGAAATTCATGTAATTTCATGCACAGCTACAGTTAGCAATTATAAGAGTAAAGACaccattttgataatatttAATTGGTGATAGCAGAACTCATTCACAAAACCTCTACTAATTACAGCATCAAGCTAGTCCATGCACAAAGCAGTAATTGTTATTACACTTCAAAGTGGATAGTCTACATAAATATTGTAGACTTATTTCAAAATGCTTCATACAGTGTCTTATCTGCAAACATGTTCATAAGCAAAGGTCTTTACATTCATGCcaacagttatttatttatttattttattagtaatgacttttttttcaaagagTGAACATTTAACTTAAATAAACCTTCTACATTCAAATAACACTGTTAGTAGTTTGCATTTCATGGCAGAAAACAATGTACATTCATAGTAATGCAATGTAGTAAAGATGCTATGGATCCTATGCTCTGTGTTCTGATAGTATTCATTGTATCTCTAATGTCATTCCTCTGTCATAACAAGGTCATCCAATCAGACGCATCCGTCATCCCTCAGACCGAATTAGATGTCCTTGCCGCACTCTGGGCACAGGATATCATCGCGTTCAGTGAGGAAGCCACGGCCGACCAGGGACACGGAGCACTTCTTACAGTTGAAGCAGTCGTTGTGCCACTGGCGCTCCTCAAAGGAAATGTACTTGCTGCCTCCGAGGCCTGAAAGTAAAGAACAAGTCCACGTTAAAACAACTGAgaaacattttctaaacaatCCTTTTCAGAACCAGGGAGACCATTAAATTGATCAATTGTGATTACCGCTAATGGGGGTGGTGCAGGAGGCACACTTCTTCGCATAAAGGTTGCAGAAGCAGTTGAGACAATAAGCAAAGTCATCTCTAGAGGTAAACCTCTGGCCAGACAGCTGCTGCTTGCAGCTAGTGCACAGGAAGCAGTCCTTGTGCCAGGGCTGGTCATGGTAGGTCACCCCGCCGGTGGTGATGGGCTGATGAGAGGGAACAAGAGAGACATGTACAGGTGTATCATAGTTCCTTACTCAATTATTCCAAGGAGAATAATTGAGTACTACTTTGAAAATCAGCTACGCTTGAGAGCTTATGATGTGTACAATTGGGTGTCCTACCTTCTTGCAGTGCACACACTGCATGGCAAACTGCTTCTCATAGCAGGGCACACAGAAGTTATGGGCATCCTTAGGGATAAAGCTCTTGGTGCCAATGGGCTGTTGGCATCTCTGGCAGGTGAAACAGGTCTCGTGCCAGCTGTTCCCCTTGTGCTCCATCTTCCTGGAGCCTTCAGAGAAACACATAAAGTAAAGGAATGGCACACTTTGAGCAATCAGTCCAATTTATGGAAAAACTTAAACTACTACGTTGTTCCGAAATTGATAGGTAAGAGGAAGGGGCTTTGTTATCAACCCCctaaaaacagttaaaatgtcttttaaggATGAAGGCTTTATGGACAGACGGGAGACTGTGTATTTACATGGCGCTCCGACAGACACAtgtcctgactgactgacttgacATCTAACCTAACATAATTACGCTGATTCATGGGTTTCTATAATGTTGTAGACACATTTGGCAGCATGATTTAACTATGTGTAAACCCTTCACAGATGCACTATTCTGACACTTTGTGTGGATCTACTTAGACTTTAgctgattcaattcaattcaattcaattcaaaggggcTTTATTGGCACAGGAAACAGACTTCTACGAGAAGTCATTAAACTCTTTGAAATCGGAAATTACACAGTTGAACTGTGTTAAAGTAAATGTTCTTTATATGATTGGATGTTTTACACTGTATGAGGAAGATTCTGTCTTTTATCTTTGATTCTATCTCAATTACATTACTTCACATACAAAAGCACACTTGCTGCAGGCTGGTTAGTGGACTAACACTGAACTACACAAAATGTTGCAGTTTGAAACTCATTgtagtatttgttttatttcaactcACAGTTATTgcaatgttttgacatttttacctATGGTTGTATTAACATATGTGATATTAACAGTCTCGCTTGGGGTTTTCACTCACAAGGACCAACAATTCAATTGAGTGACAAGAGAGTCGTTTTTTTCATACCAGAAATTTGATTTTGCTATCTGTTGTGTTGGTAAATACGTTGCTCTCTTTGTGGCTTTCGTCCTACCTGGCATGATGGTTTTCTTGCACTCATGGCACTTGGAGGAATACTCATTGGAGTAGCACTCAGTGCAGAGGAGCTGCTCATCCTTGGTGGAGAAGGGCTTGTCCACCAGCGAGCGCTTGCACTGGAAGCACATGAAACAGTCCTCATGCCAGTGACGGTCCTTGTATGACAAATCCTAGAAGAACAGACGGACAGTTAGCGCTCGGCCATGATACTTGTGTTCAAGACAGAGCATGTTGGGGCTCATATGTACGACATATTTTGTGACATGTCTTTACCCTGGTGTTGCAGCCAATGGGCTTCTTGCACTCCTCACAGGTGTTGGAGTACAGGCTCTCATAACACTTCACACAGTAGGGATTCTCCTCTCTCAGAACATACTTCTTCCCAAACAGGGACTCCTTGCAGTAGTGGCAGTCGTAGCGCTCGGTCATTTTGACCCAGGGTCactcacctgagagagagaggggggaagacaaagagacacaggaagtgagaggagagaaagtatTCTGTCACAAGTATGTGACTTTATGCTCACAGCAGTTGGAAGCTGAGGTATACTACTGCATCTGTCATCTGCATCCTATCACCTAAATAACATAGCTTTGTAgacagttttgtctttttgctaCTTGGTTCAAACACACCTTTGCAGCGACACTGACAGAGCAGCTTCTCAGAGGTCATAAACTCCACGCGGTGAACATTTTCTGGGACACATTCAGTATCAAGATCCTTCACATTACAGGGTTTTTCCGTGTTGCATTTCTcccctttcatctctctctcccatctctcaGCAGTCCTTCATTTTGTTCTCTGTGACAGACGGGGAGGATATAAATAACTCCTATCAGTCCTGCTTAGAGACAGTCAACTTTTGCCCTGTTGCATACCAACGCTCACCACGCCACTGTACACTGACTCATCCATCACCTCACGTCCAGCTGTCAGCACTGGATCACAGTATCCCTTGTCATCCtgcgtgtgtgtacgtgagtgagtgtgtgtgtctgtgtttaagtGGGTTTGAATGGCACTCGTAATAATGGCTACTCACaatctgcagctgtttgtggtCCGCCTGTTAAGCCCTCTGGTTATCCCACCTGTGCCTAAATACTCTTACTCTCTGCTGAGGATAGTGTAGGCgatatatgtgagtgtgtgtatatgtgcgtcTTTGTGAGTGATATTaagaaaatattagaaaaacagagggagtAAAGGTGTAGTTGTCCAGTGTCCTGGTACATACGGCGTTTACAGGCTTTTTGTTTgtcgctcacacacatactcgaCCATTCACGTGACTACATGTCCATTGATTCCACAGCGAAGCTTTGACCTTATAAGGAGGTTAGAAAAAAAGCTGGAAAACTCTTAAATTAAATTCCCCTTATACATTCCCTCTTGACCACTGTTTCATTCTTTTCCGCTTTTCTTAATTTCTTacgtttctgtttttaattgagctgctctcctctgttgtttttccctttATCCTGCTGTTTTGACGTGCTTGGACTGCCAGAACTTCTTTCCCTTGATCTATTTCTGATCACTGCATATTCCCACCTCAGAGGTCTCACATGAGATCTGTCAGTGATTTGTGATGTTCCCGACATTCAAGAGGTTAGTATCTTTTATCTGGCTGAAGGTGAGATGTTTAATCTGCCTGTCCCTTCTGCTCTGGGTTATTCTCAACCCCTCCCACATTCCCTTATTGTCTGTAGCTCCCACCATGACTCACCTAGCTTATATAAGGGTTTATCTGActcctaaaaataaaaaaaggataaTCTCAACTGCCACAAATAAAACCTTCGGCTATTCAGACATGTCATGCAGCTGTTTCCCGGCTTCTGGGGTCTCTTTGATGTTTCCCATCTGGGAGTCTCTCAGTGCAAATCGTTTGATGCCAAACTGAGCTACGGGCAGTTGTTTGACCACTGTGCAGCCTGGTCTATCCCTAGAAAGTTCCACTGTGTTACAGACAATCAACTCTCTCTAGACTCACTGTGCACGTCTAGAAAGAAAATtgggttgttttgtttaaatttacAGTTATTTTCCAGTGTTTGAAAGGGAGTTTAGTTTTTCCTACAATCTAAAGGTCTTTATTCATATATCCAGATGTTTTAAAGGTGCATAAGactgtctttaaaatgttatccAACCATCTAAAGAAATCCAAACAATAAACCAGTTCTTTCTCTGACAGTGAGACCTCTAAACAGCTTGCTTACATAAATATTCTACTCTTCCAAAGCAACAGTTCTGGAGGAATTCCCGGTCAATTAAATAAGTACGAACAACAGCCACTAATAATAGCATTGTAAGTGGATAATGGAATGAAATGTTAAATCGAATTAAGCTCTAAATTGAAAATGTTCCTATTGAATCCTGAATTACAGTTCACACTCAAAGTAACTGCAATCAAGTTCAACCTGAACCCTTTCATCAACTGTAAAATTACaagctactgtatatatacagtacgtaTTCCTCTAGAGGTCTTTTCAGGAACCTCTCAGGTCCCTTagttattatattgtattagCAGGTACATTTTTGTGCACTTTGAAAATGTGACTACACGATTTTATACTGAATTGCATCACATCAAAATGCTATGAAATGCGTCAAATTCTGTAAAGCcacaaaaaagcagaagaacAGACCAGTTTGCCGAAATGGAAGACACTACTGTGTAATAGCAAGAAAGAAACTGACACCTTCATCAACACAGTCTTTCTGAAGGGAAGTGTGAGCTTGatgagaagggaaagaaaaaaagggtgGAAATGAGCTCAGGGGTCAACAGGGGTTGTGCATTTTTTTGGGACAAAAATAGATGATAAAAGGATTTAATAAAAGAGGACGTCCGGCTGTctctgagacagacaggaggacagaaggTGGGGAGATAGAATAGGTGGTTAAATAGTGAAGGTGCTGTACAGGTTGAAAGAGGGAGAACATGAGCAGGTGGGTGGGGAGGCAGATAGGTGGATGCCAGAGCACAGTGAGCAGCTGGAGAATGGAAGACGCGGTGGATGAAGACCAGTGAAAGGATGAATGGGTGGAAAGATGGGCGAGTGAATGGATGGATAGTGGAGCAGTTGAACAGAGCTGGGTCTTACCTTCCTGTCTGAggagtgtgtgcctgtgcgGAGTCTAGGGcagactgagagaggaggatCTGGGTGAGCTGTAGTTACTCCTGATTGCATTACTCCACCCATCAGGGGCTAATTGAAAATGGGGGAGGGGCAACTGGAGGAGGGGGGTAGCAAGAGGGCAGCCAATCTTTTTTGAGATGATCTATAAATACAGCGGCGCTTCACAGAGATAACCCCAAGGCCCCCTTTCACTTGCTCATTCAGCCGAGACCACCGTGTGGCCTTTTAAGGTCACTCAGTTgttcactctctcacacactcacttaaATCTTACttcatatttgtaatatttttgtttttttccacagcagctTTATCATATCCTGCTTCCTGGAGAGGAGAAATGATTCTTCtcaactgttgttttctttacatcaGAGATATCTGTGGTCATCATTATCATAATCATGATCATTATCATaatattgcacacacacacacgcacactgttACATAATGCCACAATATTCCTATGGCCTTTGATACATGATGGAAAGGATGCTAAGCGTCAAATGGGAAAGACTGTTGTCCTGTGAGATTTGTCCCTACTCATATGTCTCATCTGTCTCTACCTCCCTATATTTCTCCTCACAGGGGAATATGCATTTAATCCCCAACCTCCTACGTGTTGGGTACAGTGTCCAGGCCTGGTAATGACAGACACCCACATGGTTTCTAAGAAAATAGTGGCACTATTTTCTGCAACCCCACACTCTCTTGTTCACGCTGCTACATGCCCTCCATCAGCCTGTGCTCTTCCCAACTCTTTCTTTCCTTATCCcaagtctctctctttctccctctctctgtctgtcaattccattcaattcaattcaaattcaaagaggctttattggcatgggTAAAAGATGTTTAcaaagcaagtgtgtgtgtgccaaagcaagcgtctcgctctc
This window of the Enoplosus armatus isolate fEnoArm2 chromosome 11, fEnoArm2.hap1, whole genome shotgun sequence genome carries:
- the fhl2a gene encoding four and a half LIM domains protein 2a isoform X1 produces the protein MTERYDCHYCKESLFGKKYVLREENPYCVKCYESLYSNTCEECKKPIGCNTRDLSYKDRHWHEDCFMCFQCKRSLVDKPFSTKDEQLLCTECYSNEYSSKCHECKKTIMPGEGSRKMEHKGNSWHETCFTCQRCQQPIGTKSFIPKDAHNFCVPCYEKQFAMQCVHCKKPITTGGVTYHDQPWHKDCFLCTSCKQQLSGQRFTSRDDFAYCLNCFCNLYAKKCASCTTPISGLGGSKYISFEERQWHNDCFNCKKCSVSLVGRGFLTERDDILCPECGKDI
- the fhl2a gene encoding four and a half LIM domains protein 2a isoform X2 — its product is MTERYDCHYCKESLFGKKYVLREENPYCVKCYESLYSNTCEECKKPIGCNTRDLSYKDRHWHEDCFMCFQCKRSLVDKPFSTKDEQLLCTECYSNEYSSKCHECKKTIMPGSRKMEHKGNSWHETCFTCQRCQQPIGTKSFIPKDAHNFCVPCYEKQFAMQCVHCKKPITTGGVTYHDQPWHKDCFLCTSCKQQLSGQRFTSRDDFAYCLNCFCNLYAKKCASCTTPISGLGGSKYISFEERQWHNDCFNCKKCSVSLVGRGFLTERDDILCPECGKDI